The DNA sequence CAGGGCCTGAACTGGGGCAACCTCGGTGGCAGCGGTGAGCGCGTGCAGGCGGCATTCTTCACCGCCACCTTCTCGGTCATGGGTCACATCTCCAAGGCCGATGGCCGTGTTTCCGAAACCGAGATCCAGATGGCGCGTGCGGTGATGAATCACATGAACATCACCGGCGCGCAGAAGGAAGCTGCCATCCGCCTGTTCAACGAGGGCAAGGACCCGGGCTTTCCGCTGCAAGGCGTAATGAACCAGTTTCGCAACGAGTGCCATGGCCGGCGTGACCTGTTCCGCATGTTCATGGAAATCCAGCTGCAGGCGGCGATGGCGGACGGCGACATTTCCGCTGCCGAGCGCGAAGTGCTGGAGAAGGTATGCGGCTACCTCGGCATCCCGAACTGGGAGCTCCGGCAACTGGAGGCATTGATCCGGGCCGCGCGCAATCGCGCCCAGGGCGGGGCAGGTTACCAGCGACGCCACGAGAGTGGCTCCAGCGTCAATCGTGCCCGCGACAGCCTGAAGGAAAGTTACGAAATTCTCGGCGTGACGCGCGATGCGACCGACGCCGAAGTGAAAAAGGCCTATCGCAAGCTGATGAGCCAGCACCACCCGGACAAGCTGGCCGCCAAGGGCCTGCCGGAAGAAATGATGAAGCTGGCCCAGGAGAAGGCGAAGGACATCACCCTGGCTTACGACACCGTCAAGGAAGCGCGGGGCATGAAATAGGCCAGGGAGCAGGCGGGGTCTTATAAAAGCCTTTGTATTCAATGCCTTGCGATAAAGGATTGCCTAAATTTCCAGTGGCGCTAAGCTCGTGGGAAGCAGCTTTCACGGGGGTGGGGCAT is a window from the Gammaproteobacteria bacterium genome containing:
- the djlA gene encoding co-chaperone DjlA; its protein translation is MSWWGKVIGGGLGFMLGGPLGMLLGLVIGHNVDEKQGLNWGNLGGSGERVQAAFFTATFSVMGHISKADGRVSETEIQMARAVMNHMNITGAQKEAAIRLFNEGKDPGFPLQGVMNQFRNECHGRRDLFRMFMEIQLQAAMADGDISAAEREVLEKVCGYLGIPNWELRQLEALIRAARNRAQGGAGYQRRHESGSSVNRARDSLKESYEILGVTRDATDAEVKKAYRKLMSQHHPDKLAAKGLPEEMMKLAQEKAKDITLAYDTVKEARGMK